The sequence AATCCCGCGATTTTACAGCCCAGGGTTTTCACGAGACGAACCGCCACGTCATCGTAATGAGCGCCTCCCGCGCGGAAAAATGCCGGACGCCGCCCCGTCAGGGTTTCTATTTTACTCACGCCCTCCTCGACCTCGTCGAAAGCCGCGGCGACGCTCTCCGTTCCCCGAAGGTTATAAGCGAATCTCCCCGTAACAGACAGGGGCCTGTGTCGCATTCCGTGGCTGCCGATCTCAAAAAGGGGATTGGCGGCCAGCATTGAAAAGACGTCTTTATGGGCTTCGATCCATTGCCCGCTGACAAAGAGCGTTGCTGGAATTTTGTTTTTTATCAGAAACTCGATCAATTCCTGGTCATAACCATCGGGGCGTCCGTCGCAGGCGTCGAAAGTGAGGGCCAGAATTTTTTCTTCGGTGGGAAGGCGCGTGGTTATCCCTTCCAGGTCCATGCCCCAGAAACGGGGTTTCTCCTCCGCAAAACGGGCGATGATTTCGGTTTTGAGAAGATCTTCGGCACAGGCTCTGAGGGAAGCGCAGACCGAAACGGCAACGACCACCGCCACCAACAGGCCGCCGCCAGAAAATTTTCCCCGCGGGAATCTCCAGCGGTTTCCATGTTGCCCCTGCCGAAACGTCATCTCAATCCTCGACCCTTCTCAATTTCAGCTATGGCATAGTTTACCATACAAAGAGCCGGCGATGGAGACAAACACAGCCCGATCTCCACCACCGGCTCCAAATCAGCTCAGATTCAAATCCTTCAGGTATTTCAGACCTTCTACCATTTCAGGCCTGTTGCGAAAATATAAAGAATGGCCAGAGGGGAAAGAATACGCACACACCAGATCCAAGCCTTCATCAGCCCAAATGAGATTTTTCCTTCGTTGGTCAGCTCGCTGCAGGCTTTGTCGAGCCAGATCCATCCCACAAAGATACAGGCCAGCAGAGAACCGAGAGGCAGAAGGATATTGTTGCAGACATATTCCACGGCGTCGAAGAAAATCTTGCCATGAATAGCCGGGCTGCCGCTCAGGGAGAGGGCGGACGGAACGCCCAGCAGCAGAATGATAATTCCCATGCTGATGGCGGCTTTGGAGCGCTTCAGGCCGAATCGTTCCATGGCAAAGGCCGTCGCCACCTCCATGAGAGACATGGACGACGTCACGGCAGCAAAAAACAGAAGCAGGAAAAAGAGGAACGAGAAGAGCATACCAGCGGGCATTTTAGCGAACACCGCCGGCAGCGTCACGAAGGAAAGCCCCGCCCCCTGGGCCGGCTCCAGCCCCATGGCGAAAACCGCGGGGAAAATGGCCAGTCCCGCCAAAAGAGCCACAAGAGTATCCAGAGAAGCCGTCCACACGGCCGCCGAGGGAATACGTTCCTCCCTGCCGAGGTAACTTCCGTAGGTGATCATGACGCCCAGGCCCAGGGACAGTGAGAAGAAACTTTGCCCCAGCGCGTCCAGCATCGTTGCTCCGGTCAGTTTGCTGAAGTCGGGTTTCAGGTAGAACTCGATTCCCGCCTCGGCTCCCGGCAGGGTGACGGAACGGACAATCAGAACGAGAAGGATCACGAAAAGCGTCGGCATCATGACCTTGCAGGCCCTCTCAATTCCTTTTCCGATACCTCCCAGCACGATCAGCATGGTCAAAATCATAAAAACAGCCTGGAACAGCACAACCTGCCAGGAATATCCCACGAACGCGCCGAAGAACTCGCTGGTTCCCCCCGATGCGGCGACGGGCATGAGAACGCCCAGGCTCTCGATCATGTACTTGATCGTCCAGCCTCCAACCACGTTATAAAAGGAAAGCGTCAGAAAGCCTCCGGCAATGGTTCCCAGCCAGCCGATCAAAGACCAGAAGGGATGAGCTCCAATGGCGCTGAAAGCGGCCACCGGCGCCTTCTGTGCCGCGCGACCGACGGCAAACTCCACGAGAACGACGGGAAGCCCTATGAAAACAGTGATGATCAGATAGACCAGAACAAAGGCAGCGCCGCCGTTTTTCCCCACCAGATAGGGGAAACGCCAGATATTGCCCAAACCAATTGCCGATCCCGCTGCAGCGAGAATAAAACCTATACGACTGCCCCAATGCTCCCGTTGTTGCACGCTATTATCGTTCAAAGCTGCGACCTCCTTATTTCGGAGAGAAAACGAAATCTCCCCTTTACTGTTCTGAAACGGAAAACACCTCATGGCGAAGCGCCTTCCGTCCAGTTTCACCTTTAAAAAATCAGGATGAGCGATGCGCAGACATTCCACTTCCGTGCCGGCAACTTTTCGGAATTTTCCTTCCGGAATTTTTTTGCCTGATTTCTCTGTTTCGGAAATTCTGATCAAATTTTTAACATACATTTCTTTTAAAACAACAGTATTTCTTCGTATTTATATTTATAAATCTACTCTATCAATATATTTTATGCATATTAGTTTATTAAAGTACAAAAGTTATAAGCAATGAACTAAATTAAATGCTTCGGTAAAAATAATGAAAAGAATTCCAGTGAAAGGACAGGTAAAATTTAAATCAAAAATTCAGCGGAGTTCGGTTCCGGCGGGGCGCGGCTCAATATGAAAAGGTTGAAACACCAGCCGGAGAAAATTTTTCAATTTCGTTTTCTCCTGCGGCGTTTCAACCTCAAAAATGCAAATCAGAAGTCCAAATTCAAACTTTTACTTCAAACTGGTATCAGTTTTTCGTTGACTCGATAATTTGCTTCATTTCGTCTCCCATGATGATTTCGTTTTCCTGAAGGACGTTTGCGATTTTGTCCAGCACGACCCGATGAGATTCCAGAATTTCCATGGATTTTTCCTGAGCCTGGGTCAAAATATCGCGAATTTCTCTGTCAATGGAGGCCGTCGTCTCCTGAGAGATGTCGCTCCTGTTCGAGGCCGGCGTGGCAAGGTACGCCCCCTCCGGGTTCGAGTACCGGACGGGGCCCAGGTTCTTCGACATGCCAAACTCCGTCACCATCCTGCGGGCAAGCATGGAGGCTACTTCGAGGTCGTTGGCGGCCCCTGTGGTCGCTATGCCGAAAATGAGCAGCTCCGCCGCTCTGCCTCCCAGCATCACAGCCAGCCTGGCGCGAAGCTCATTTTCTCCCCTCAGGTACTGATCTTCCGTGGGAAGCTGCATCGTGTAACCGAGGGCCCCCTTCGACGTGGGGATGATGCTTATCTTGTGCACGGGGTCTGCGCCTGTGAGATAGAACGCCGTGAGCGCGTGTCCCGTTTCGTGATAGGCGACCTTCTTTCGCACCTCCGGCGACAGGGGTGTTTTCTTCTGAAGTCCGGCGACGACCCGCTCGATCGCCATGTCGAAATCACGGAACCCCACCTTGTCCGCGTTCCGGCGAACGGCCAGAAGGGATGCCTCGTTGACGATATTGGCGAGCTCCGCCCCGGAAAATCCCGGCGTGACTTTGGCGATGTTCTCCAGGTCGGCCTCGTTCTCCAGCGGCACCTCACGGGTGTGTATTTTGAGAATGCCCAGACGTCCTTCCTCCGTGGGCAGCGTCACCTGCACCTGCCGGTCGAACCGGCCGGGACGCACAAGGGCCTGGTCCAGAATCTCCGGGCGGTTCGTGGCCGCCATGATCACCACTCCCGTATTGGCTTTGAAGCCGTCCATCTCGGCCAGAAGCTGATTCAGGGTATTTTCCCGCTCACTGTTGCCGCTCATGGCCGCCAGATTGGAACGGGCCTGACCGATGGCGTCGATTTCGTCGATGAAAATAATGCAGGGAGCCTTTTTCTTCGCCTGGTCGAAAAGGTCCCGCACCCTCGCCGCGCCGACGCCGACGAACATCTCCACGAAGCTGGAGCCGGTGAGAGAGAAGAACGGAACACCGGCCTCCCCTGCCGTCGCTTTCGCCAGAAGGGTTTTACCCGTTCCGGGAGGCCCCACCAGGAGCACTCCCTTGGGAAGTTTGGCCCCCAGCCGGCTGAAGCGGGCCGGAGTTTTGAGATAGTCGATAATCTCCCGAAGCTCCACCTCGGCCTCGCCGACACCTCCCACATCCGCGAACTTCACGCCGGTCAGCTCTCCCTGTATCGCCTGGGTGTTGTTCTTGCCGAAGGAGAGCACGCTGTTGCCCATGCCGGACATTTTTCTGTACAGGAAGTACCAGATCAGGAAGAGGGGAAGAAACGCCACGACCCAACCCATGAGGGCGTTCAGAAGGTTCTCCGTCTGTTTCACTTCCGCGAAATCGACCCCCGCCTCCATCAGGCGATCGACGAGTTTCGGATCCTCCACCCGAACCACGTTGTGGGACTGGAGGACCGACGCCGGCTGTCCCGGCGCGACAGGCTGGCCGCCCTTCAGGGTAAACGTGATTCTGTCCGTTCCCAGCGCGACTCGTTCCACCTGTCCCTTCGCAAGGAAGTCCAGGAAGGTTTTGTAGGAAACTTCACGTTCCTGGGCGATGTAGGGACGGAAAATCATGTCGTTGAAAATCCATATGATGAAGATCATCAGGATGAAATAGGCGAGAGAGAACTGCGTTCGTTTCTTGTTGGGCTCCATAAAGCCGACCTCCTGTAATCTTTTGCACTCCGGAAGAAGAGGCTTCCCGTTCCTCCGGGATAATTTCACGTTGACGCGATTATATTAACAGAAGAATATGACTTTACGGGAACGCATTTCTCCCGGGGCGGGATTTCATGCGGTCTAAACCTCCAGATCCTCCGGAAAGGCCTTTTGCAGGGCTTCGACAGCGGCCGAGGCGCTGGGTTCGGCGACGACGCAGGTGATGTCCAGAGCATTGGAGACGATCATTTCGATGTTCACTCCGGCTTTTGCCAGAGCGGAAAACATTTTCGCGGGA comes from Synergistaceae bacterium and encodes:
- a CDS encoding polysaccharide deacetylase family protein, giving the protein MTFRQGQHGNRWRFPRGKFSGGGLLVAVVVAVSVCASLRACAEDLLKTEIIARFAEEKPRFWGMDLEGITTRLPTEEKILALTFDACDGRPDGYDQELIEFLIKNKIPATLFVSGQWIEAHKDVFSMLAANPLFEIGSHGMRHRPLSVTGRFAYNLRGTESVAAAFDEVEEGVSKIETLTGRRPAFFRAGGAHYDDVAVRLVKTLGCKIAGFSLNGDFGATASADQVEKTFRSARGGEIVLMHMNRPGSGTLPGLKRSLPFLRERDFRFVRLSECFTEKEAE
- a CDS encoding sodium-dependent transporter is translated as MNDNSVQQREHWGSRIGFILAAAGSAIGLGNIWRFPYLVGKNGGAAFVLVYLIITVFIGLPVVLVEFAVGRAAQKAPVAAFSAIGAHPFWSLIGWLGTIAGGFLTLSFYNVVGGWTIKYMIESLGVLMPVAASGGTSEFFGAFVGYSWQVVLFQAVFMILTMLIVLGGIGKGIERACKVMMPTLFVILLVLIVRSVTLPGAEAGIEFYLKPDFSKLTGATMLDALGQSFFSLSLGLGVMITYGSYLGREERIPSAAVWTASLDTLVALLAGLAIFPAVFAMGLEPAQGAGLSFVTLPAVFAKMPAGMLFSFLFFLLLFFAAVTSSMSLMEVATAFAMERFGLKRSKAAISMGIIILLLGVPSALSLSGSPAIHGKIFFDAVEYVCNNILLPLGSLLACIFVGWIWLDKACSELTNEGKISFGLMKAWIWCVRILSPLAILYIFATGLKW
- the ftsH gene encoding ATP-dependent zinc metalloprotease FtsH, producing MEPNKKRTQFSLAYFILMIFIIWIFNDMIFRPYIAQEREVSYKTFLDFLAKGQVERVALGTDRITFTLKGGQPVAPGQPASVLQSHNVVRVEDPKLVDRLMEAGVDFAEVKQTENLLNALMGWVVAFLPLFLIWYFLYRKMSGMGNSVLSFGKNNTQAIQGELTGVKFADVGGVGEAEVELREIIDYLKTPARFSRLGAKLPKGVLLVGPPGTGKTLLAKATAGEAGVPFFSLTGSSFVEMFVGVGAARVRDLFDQAKKKAPCIIFIDEIDAIGQARSNLAAMSGNSERENTLNQLLAEMDGFKANTGVVIMAATNRPEILDQALVRPGRFDRQVQVTLPTEEGRLGILKIHTREVPLENEADLENIAKVTPGFSGAELANIVNEASLLAVRRNADKVGFRDFDMAIERVVAGLQKKTPLSPEVRKKVAYHETGHALTAFYLTGADPVHKISIIPTSKGALGYTMQLPTEDQYLRGENELRARLAVMLGGRAAELLIFGIATTGAANDLEVASMLARRMVTEFGMSKNLGPVRYSNPEGAYLATPASNRSDISQETTASIDREIRDILTQAQEKSMEILESHRVVLDKIANVLQENEIIMGDEMKQIIESTKN